In Romboutsia lituseburensis, a genomic segment contains:
- the addA gene encoding helicase-exonuclease AddAB subunit AddA, translated as MSSPKWTDEQQAVIDSRNCNLLVAAAAGSGKTAVLVERIIQMITDKDDPIDIDKLLVVTFTNAAASEMRERVGDAIGKALDKNPENKHLQSQLILLNKASITTIHSFCLEVIKSNFHKINLDPNFRIGDTTECTLLKQEAIEDVFEQLYVDRDKGFLNLVESYAEKRGDNNLQEIILSIYNFAMASPDPKEWLKFSSELFNIDDSFEFSNSIWAESILETVKIEISGMEVSMAKALEELEGIEELETYTDKFKSDYSGIKRILNGCNESWDKAFEAMLSMKFENYVKGVKRLAKDTPSYIRDIKDRVDDIRKKVKKSVEDMKDSTFSQETGEIKEQIKYLYQVVKSISEVVIKFEEAYDARKREKGIIDFNDIEHFALKILATKDKNGKDIPSDIALTYRDKFYEIFIDEYQDSNLVQEVLLSTIAKIKTPNRFMVGDVKQSIYRFRQAKPEIFLQKYADYDTEKGSLYRKIMLYKNFRSREEVVDCANYIFENVMSKNIGEIEYTEEERLNLGAIFKDNTNEEAIVGGPSEIHIMQTKARSKDVENNEEKEHDENEEQEEIDNIQLEARMVGKIIKDLRTPNEDGQVQMVYDKKLDDYRPVQFKDIVILLRATSAWAPVFADELMNMDIPTYADIGVGYFDTIEIKTIMSLIQVIDNPMQDIPLLAVLKSPICGFTPEDLIDIRVEDGHKSFYEALEMFSQYKDERGKKCFEFIERLNDYKEKSLYMSTDEFLWYLYTKTGYYAYVGALPGGSQRQANLKILFERAKQFEETSFKGIFNFINFVSKLKKSNTDMGSAKTLGENADVVRIMSIHKSKGLEFPVVICSGMGKNFNTQDFKKNILYHHNLGYGPQIVDYERKISYPSIAKEALKSKINIENLSEEMRVLYVAFTRPKEKLIITGSTRNIEKSLRTWANGVEGNKPISQYKVLKGKTFLDWIMPSVLKHIDLENLRDAAEIDLDSIDNHKSKWLGKLWFKEDVILEAKEEEEKENISDVLLNINLEQPDTQYYDVIKDKLDFKYPCQACITKPASISVTEIKKIQNAHEEYDSSANMFNNNQITLKKPLFMQESEDKEKITGAERGTIIHLIMQIIDFNKINTVDEIKEQINSFIKKEIITEKQATVINPFKIYKFFKSDLGKRMLAAKFIKREQAIYTQIKLKDVYIYEDLIMDENSEIYDDESIMLRGIIDAYFEEDDKLVLVDYKTDFVNDENKEEVINRYRKQLDLYCDVLKELTGKEVKEKYIYLFGIDKDISI; from the coding sequence ATGAGTTCTCCTAAATGGACAGATGAACAACAAGCAGTTATAGATAGTAGAAACTGTAACTTATTAGTAGCGGCAGCAGCAGGCTCGGGAAAAACTGCTGTACTAGTTGAGCGTATAATACAAATGATAACAGATAAAGATGATCCTATAGATATAGACAAATTACTTGTGGTTACTTTTACAAATGCAGCAGCATCAGAAATGAGAGAAAGAGTAGGAGATGCCATAGGTAAAGCATTAGATAAGAATCCAGAAAACAAGCATCTTCAAAGTCAACTAATACTTTTAAATAAAGCAAGTATTACCACAATACACTCATTTTGTTTAGAAGTAATAAAATCAAATTTTCATAAAATAAATTTAGACCCTAACTTTAGGATAGGTGATACAACAGAGTGTACATTGCTAAAGCAAGAAGCGATAGAAGATGTATTTGAACAATTATATGTAGATAGAGATAAAGGATTTTTAAATTTAGTAGAAAGCTATGCTGAAAAAAGAGGAGATAATAACTTACAAGAAATTATATTAAGTATATATAACTTTGCAATGGCATCGCCAGATCCTAAGGAATGGTTAAAATTTTCATCAGAGTTATTTAATATAGATGATAGCTTTGAGTTTTCAAATTCTATATGGGCAGAATCTATACTTGAAACAGTAAAAATAGAAATTAGCGGTATGGAAGTAAGTATGGCAAAAGCTTTAGAGGAATTAGAAGGTATAGAAGAGCTTGAAACATATACAGATAAATTTAAAAGTGATTACAGTGGAATAAAAAGAATTTTAAATGGATGTAATGAATCTTGGGATAAAGCTTTTGAGGCAATGTTATCAATGAAGTTTGAAAACTATGTAAAAGGAGTAAAAAGATTAGCCAAAGATACTCCGTCTTATATAAGGGATATAAAAGATAGAGTTGATGATATTAGAAAGAAAGTAAAAAAATCAGTAGAGGATATGAAAGATTCTACATTTAGCCAAGAAACTGGTGAAATCAAGGAACAAATAAAATATTTATATCAAGTTGTTAAATCTATTTCTGAAGTTGTAATAAAGTTTGAAGAAGCCTATGATGCTAGAAAACGAGAAAAAGGAATAATAGACTTTAATGATATAGAACATTTTGCACTTAAAATATTGGCTACTAAAGATAAAAATGGTAAAGATATACCATCGGATATTGCTCTAACTTATAGAGATAAGTTTTATGAAATATTTATAGATGAGTATCAAGATAGTAATTTAGTTCAAGAAGTTTTACTTAGTACTATAGCTAAAATAAAAACACCAAATAGATTTATGGTTGGAGATGTAAAGCAAAGTATCTATAGATTTAGACAAGCAAAACCTGAAATATTTTTACAAAAATATGCTGACTATGATACTGAAAAAGGATCTTTGTATAGAAAAATAATGCTATATAAGAATTTTAGAAGTAGAGAAGAAGTTGTAGATTGTGCAAACTATATATTTGAAAATGTAATGAGCAAAAATATAGGAGAAATAGAATACACAGAAGAAGAACGATTAAATCTAGGAGCGATATTCAAAGATAATACTAATGAAGAAGCTATTGTAGGTGGTCCATCTGAAATACATATAATGCAAACTAAGGCTAGATCAAAAGATGTAGAAAATAATGAAGAAAAAGAACATGATGAAAATGAAGAACAAGAGGAAATAGACAATATACAACTTGAAGCTAGAATGGTAGGAAAAATAATTAAAGATTTAAGAACTCCTAACGAAGATGGACAAGTTCAAATGGTTTATGATAAAAAATTAGATGATTATAGACCTGTTCAATTTAAAGATATTGTAATACTACTTAGAGCCACTTCTGCATGGGCACCAGTATTTGCTGATGAACTTATGAATATGGATATACCTACTTATGCAGATATAGGGGTAGGATATTTTGATACCATAGAAATTAAAACTATAATGAGTTTAATACAAGTTATAGATAATCCGATGCAAGATATACCTCTTTTAGCAGTATTAAAATCTCCTATATGTGGCTTTACACCAGAAGATTTAATAGATATAAGAGTAGAAGATGGTCATAAAAGTTTTTATGAGGCTTTAGAGATGTTTAGCCAATATAAAGATGAAAGAGGGAAAAAATGCTTTGAATTTATAGAAAGGCTTAATGACTATAAAGAAAAATCTTTATATATGAGTACAGATGAGTTTTTATGGTACCTGTATACGAAAACAGGATATTATGCTTATGTAGGAGCTCTTCCTGGTGGATCACAAAGGCAAGCCAATCTAAAAATTCTGTTTGAAAGAGCAAAACAGTTTGAAGAAACAAGTTTTAAAGGGATATTTAATTTTATTAACTTTGTAAGTAAATTAAAAAAATCCAATACAGATATGGGAAGTGCAAAAACTCTGGGAGAAAATGCTGACGTAGTTAGAATTATGAGTATACACAAAAGTAAGGGATTAGAATTCCCAGTTGTAATATGTTCTGGTATGGGAAAAAATTTCAATACTCAAGATTTTAAGAAAAATATCTTATACCATCATAATTTAGGATATGGACCTCAAATAGTTGATTATGAAAGAAAAATATCTTATCCAAGTATAGCTAAAGAAGCATTAAAGAGTAAAATAAATATAGAAAACTTATCAGAAGAAATGAGAGTTTTATATGTTGCATTTACCAGACCAAAAGAAAAACTTATAATAACAGGTTCTACGAGAAACATAGAAAAAAGTCTAAGGACTTGGGCAAATGGTGTTGAAGGAAATAAGCCAATATCACAATATAAGGTATTAAAAGGTAAAACATTTTTAGATTGGATAATGCCATCTGTATTAAAACATATAGATTTAGAAAATCTAAGGGACGCAGCTGAAATAGATTTAGATAGTATTGATAATCATAAATCAAAATGGTTAGGTAAGCTTTGGTTTAAAGAAGATGTGATACTAGAAGCAAAAGAAGAAGAGGAAAAAGAGAATATAAGTGATGTATTATTAAATATTAATTTAGAACAGCCTGATACACAGTACTACGATGTAATAAAAGATAAATTGGATTTTAAATATCCTTGTCAAGCTTGTATTACAAAACCGGCAAGTATATCAGTTACAGAAATAAAAAAAATTCAGAATGCTCATGAAGAGTATGATTCTTCAGCTAATATGTTTAATAATAATCAAATAACATTGAAAAAGCCTCTATTTATGCAAGAAAGTGAAGATAAAGAAAAAATTACTGGAGCTGAAAGAGGTACGATTATTCACTTAATAATGCAAATTATCGATTTTAATAAGATAAATACAGTAGATGAAATTAAAGAACAAATAAATTCATTTATTAAAAAAGAAATAATTACTGAAAAACAAGCAACTGTAATCAACCCATTTAAAATATATAAGTTCTTTAAATCTGATTTAGGAAAGAGAATGTTAGCTGCTAAGTTTATAAAGAGAGAACAAGCTATATATACTCAAATAAAACTAAAAGATGTATATATTTATGAAGACTTAATTATGGATGAAAATAGTGAAATATATGATGATGAAAGTATTATGCTTAGAGGTATTATAGATGCATATTTTGAAGAGGATGATAAATTAGTTTTAGTTGATTATAAAACAGATTTTGTAAATGATGAAAATAAAGAAGAAGTTATAAATAGATACAGAAAGCAATTAGATTTATATTGTGATGTATTAAAAGAGCTTACGGGTAAAGAAGTAAAAGAAAAATATATTTATTTATTTGGTATAGATAAAGATATATCAATATAA
- a CDS encoding cache domain-containing sensor histidine kinase — MVNIKLEKKSITYKLFLVLFGLSASVSMILGMWFINDTNRTIETEMYNMSSQTLNQISNNISILLSNVESIAKRISIDSKLIEILSIPKDELKNYESQKKNMNSYAEGLLTDEVWKYGNFNMKPELYVLGENGLVYDTYSKTKYTMSDIKQNNWYEKIVKADGKTILINTYKDDNAVGPYKCVFKMGRLIKDLITGKPLGVLIIDISETILYDRYSEVLTEGSCIYIVDEEGNIISTKDKRLIGTNYGLGIKNTNHLLNKQNHRITKDNVKNMQVSSMLNEYGWVIVEEIPLSIIRQPVEALTEKAILVLLLVSIISIIVSYRLSVGITKPILNIKNSMNEVMEGNLNIKIINERFDEIGQLERSFNGMVSWLEESIQEIKNQEKQKRTAELSFLQAQINPHFLYNTLSGIRFLVSMNKTEEAEEMLYRFTKLLRSLLPKASEMIRLEEEIENIKNYTELQKLRYPDCFEVVYDIDAEINDFEVPSFILQPIVENAILYSMEKEDNLGEISVSGYKQKDCIKIIIEDNGIGMSRNKLETVLNKDASINRVGLINVQERIQLNYGSKYGLKIESAEGEGSKITFILPN; from the coding sequence ATGGTAAATATAAAATTAGAAAAAAAGAGTATAACATATAAATTATTTTTAGTATTATTTGGACTTTCAGCATCAGTTTCTATGATATTAGGTATGTGGTTTATAAACGATACTAATAGAACTATAGAAACAGAGATGTATAATATGAGTAGTCAAACATTGAATCAAATTAGCAATAATATATCCATACTATTATCAAATGTAGAAAGTATAGCAAAAAGAATTTCTATAGATAGTAAACTCATAGAAATTTTATCTATACCTAAAGATGAACTAAAAAATTATGAATCTCAAAAGAAAAATATGAATTCTTATGCTGAAGGACTTTTAACCGATGAAGTTTGGAAATATGGAAATTTTAATATGAAGCCTGAACTTTATGTATTAGGTGAAAACGGATTAGTTTATGATACTTATTCAAAAACTAAATACACTATGTCAGATATAAAACAAAATAATTGGTATGAAAAAATTGTCAAAGCTGATGGAAAAACTATATTAATAAACACATATAAAGATGATAATGCAGTAGGCCCATATAAATGTGTTTTTAAGATGGGAAGATTAATCAAAGATTTGATCACAGGAAAACCTTTGGGAGTTTTGATTATAGATATAAGTGAAACTATTTTATATGATAGATACTCAGAAGTGTTAACAGAAGGAAGTTGTATTTATATAGTTGATGAAGAAGGAAATATAATATCTACAAAAGATAAGAGACTCATAGGTACAAATTATGGGTTGGGTATAAAAAATACAAATCATTTACTAAATAAGCAAAATCACAGAATTACAAAGGATAATGTAAAAAATATGCAAGTATCCTCAATGCTTAATGAATATGGATGGGTAATTGTAGAAGAAATACCACTTAGTATTATAAGGCAACCTGTAGAAGCTTTAACAGAAAAAGCAATATTAGTTCTTTTATTAGTAAGTATAATATCTATAATTGTGTCTTATAGATTATCAGTTGGAATAACAAAGCCAATATTAAATATTAAAAATAGTATGAATGAAGTCATGGAAGGAAATTTAAATATAAAAATTATTAATGAGCGTTTTGATGAAATAGGACAATTAGAAAGATCATTTAATGGAATGGTAAGTTGGCTAGAAGAATCTATACAAGAAATAAAAAATCAAGAAAAGCAAAAAAGAACTGCTGAATTAAGTTTTTTACAAGCTCAGATAAATCCTCATTTTCTTTATAATACATTAAGCGGAATAAGATTTTTAGTATCTATGAACAAAACAGAAGAAGCAGAAGAAATGCTTTATAGGTTTACAAAATTACTTAGAAGCTTATTACCAAAAGCAAGTGAAATGATTAGGCTGGAAGAAGAAATAGAAAATATAAAAAATTATACAGAACTTCAAAAGCTTCGATATCCAGATTGTTTTGAAGTTGTATATGATATAGATGCTGAAATTAATGATTTTGAAGTTCCATCTTTTATATTACAGCCAATAGTGGAAAATGCTATTTTATATAGCATGGAAAAGGAAGATAATTTAGGCGAAATAAGTGTTTCAGGATATAAGCAAAAAGATTGTATAAAAATCATTATAGAAGATAATGGAATTGGAATGTCTAGAAATAAATTAGAAACAGTCTTAAATAAGGATGCTAGCATAAATAGGGTCGGTTTGATAAATGTTCAAGAAAGGATTCAATTAAATTATGGATCAAAATATGGACTAAAGATAGAAAGTGCAGAAGGAGAAGGAAGTAAAATTACATTTATACTACCAAATTAG
- a CDS encoding response regulator transcription factor, protein MLNILIVEDEAPIRDWVVYTISNISKEFNVLASASNGKEAYELAIKLKPQVIISDIKMPIMDGIELTKQIKKVMPETIVVLLTNYAEFSYAKQAISCGVYEYLVKSEIRPKELKELLEGINKNIKFENEEQVSIDKVDENSSKTNNRGYSKAIEKAMEYIDLNYKEHISLGSISKYVYLSPEYFSRLFKEEVGENFITYLTLYRMKKAEYLIKNTDMKISQISNEVGYSNSGYFSKSYKKYKGISPDEDRY, encoded by the coding sequence ATGTTAAATATATTAATAGTAGAAGATGAAGCTCCAATAAGAGATTGGGTTGTGTACACAATTTCAAATATATCAAAAGAATTTAATGTATTAGCGAGTGCATCTAATGGAAAAGAAGCATATGAGTTAGCAATAAAACTTAAGCCACAAGTTATAATTAGTGATATAAAAATGCCGATAATGGATGGTATAGAGCTAACAAAACAAATAAAAAAAGTTATGCCTGAGACTATAGTAGTTTTGCTAACTAACTATGCAGAGTTTTCATATGCAAAACAAGCAATTAGTTGTGGAGTATATGAATATTTAGTAAAGTCTGAAATAAGACCAAAAGAATTAAAAGAATTATTAGAAGGAATAAATAAAAATATAAAATTTGAAAACGAAGAACAAGTATCGATAGATAAAGTAGACGAAAATAGTAGTAAAACTAATAATAGAGGTTATTCAAAAGCCATAGAAAAAGCTATGGAATATATTGATTTAAACTATAAGGAGCATATTTCTTTAGGAAGTATATCTAAATATGTATATTTATCTCCAGAGTACTTTTCACGCCTTTTTAAGGAAGAAGTAGGAGAGAACTTTATAACATATTTAACTTTATATAGAATGAAAAAAGCTGAATATCTTATAAAAAATACGGATATGAAGATTTCTCAAATTTCAAATGAGGTAGGATATTCAAATTCAGGATATTTTTCTAAGTCATATAAAAAGTATAAAGGTATTTCTCCTGATGAAGATAGGTATTGA
- a CDS encoding BMP family lipoprotein → MLNHYKKIVMVILITIVAIFIITSSTKYNETNLNNLFTNSTSEKKKVAIIFSTPGLGDKSFNDLCYDGALKAQEDLGVEFDYSEPKSEDDYEKICRDYAQSQNYELIISIGLDHEESVSKVSKEFLNQKFSIIDSKIELPNVSSIYTNWPEQTFLNGVMAGLITKYENTSLNKSNSLGVILGRDMQHLSEGAIGFEAGAKYVNPDINIIVGVVDDFANPAKAKEIALSMYSKGVRYIQHIAGESGLGVFAAAKEADKYAFGIDDNQNLFEPNHIVSTATRYANEIVYNEIKSITNDTWKDGVHKFGIKENIIGYTTKGSNVDIPPGIIEVVEEIKTQIIEEKIKIPSNKSELEKWVKENQYKN, encoded by the coding sequence ATGTTGAATCATTACAAAAAAATAGTTATGGTAATTTTAATCACAATAGTGGCTATTTTTATAATAACAAGTTCTACTAAATATAATGAGACAAATTTAAATAATTTATTTACAAATTCCACATCTGAAAAGAAAAAGGTAGCTATTATTTTTAGCACACCTGGACTAGGAGATAAATCATTTAATGATTTATGTTATGATGGCGCACTAAAAGCGCAAGAAGACCTAGGTGTTGAGTTTGATTATTCAGAACCTAAATCTGAAGATGATTATGAAAAAATTTGTAGGGACTATGCACAAAGTCAAAATTATGAATTGATAATTTCAATTGGATTAGATCATGAGGAATCAGTTAGTAAGGTCTCAAAAGAATTTTTAAATCAAAAATTTTCAATAATAGACTCTAAAATAGAATTGCCAAATGTAAGCTCAATTTATACAAATTGGCCGGAACAAACATTTTTAAATGGTGTTATGGCTGGCTTAATCACAAAATACGAAAATACGAGTTTAAATAAAAGTAATTCATTAGGTGTAATATTAGGAAGAGATATGCAACATCTTAGCGAAGGTGCAATTGGATTTGAAGCAGGAGCTAAGTATGTAAATCCAGATATAAATATAATAGTAGGTGTTGTAGATGATTTTGCAAATCCAGCAAAAGCAAAAGAGATAGCTCTTTCAATGTATAGCAAAGGTGTAAGATATATACAACACATAGCTGGGGAGTCTGGACTTGGAGTTTTTGCTGCGGCTAAAGAAGCAGATAAATATGCATTTGGGATAGATGATAACCAAAATTTATTTGAACCAAATCATATAGTATCTACAGCAACAAGATATGCAAATGAAATTGTGTACAATGAAATTAAATCTATTACGAATGATACTTGGAAAGATGGTGTTCATAAATTTGGCATTAAGGAAAACATTATCGGGTATACAACAAAAGGTTCAAATGTTGATATACCACCAGGAATAATAGAAGTAGTAGAAGAAATTAAAACTCAAATAATAGAAGAAAAAATAAAAATACCTTCAAATAAGAGTGAATTAGAAAAATGGGTTAAAGAGAATCAATATAAAAATTAA
- a CDS encoding pyrimidine-nucleoside phosphorylase, translated as MRLYDIIAKKRDKKELSKEEIEFFIEKYTNGEVPDYQASALLMAIYLNGFTKEETANLTMAMVNSGDVVDLSMIEGVKLDKHSTGGVGDKTSLILVPMVAAAGGKVAKLSGRGLGHTGGTLDKLESIPGFNISVEEDKFIDMVKNAGLVIAGQTQNLVPADKKIYALRDVTATVDSIPLIAASIMSKKIASGSDAIVLDVKYGEGAFMKTAEDAEKLATAMVNIGKSVGRNTSAAITLNGEPLGYAIGNALELKEVIEVLKGEGPEDLRELCLQLGAQMLRLGKIETDIEKGRAKLEAILKDGSALAKLRELVVLQGGDPKVIDDSELFTISPLTHEVKATKEGYVYELNAEGVGVSSLLTGAGRHTKDDELDYGAGIILKKKMGDYVKVGDVLATLYSSDEAKFEKAEEELQKAYSIQPQKPEKSSIIHKIIR; from the coding sequence ATGAGATTATACGATATTATAGCTAAGAAAAGAGATAAAAAGGAATTATCTAAAGAAGAAATAGAATTTTTCATAGAAAAATACACTAATGGTGAAGTACCTGATTATCAAGCATCAGCATTATTAATGGCTATATACTTAAATGGATTTACTAAAGAAGAAACTGCAAATCTTACAATGGCAATGGTAAATTCAGGAGACGTTGTAGATCTTAGTATGATAGAAGGAGTAAAACTTGATAAACATAGTACTGGAGGAGTTGGAGATAAGACATCTCTTATATTAGTTCCTATGGTTGCAGCTGCAGGAGGAAAAGTAGCTAAATTATCAGGTAGAGGACTTGGTCATACAGGGGGAACTCTTGATAAACTAGAATCAATCCCAGGGTTTAATATATCAGTAGAAGAAGATAAATTTATAGATATGGTAAAAAATGCAGGACTAGTTATAGCAGGTCAAACTCAAAACTTAGTTCCAGCAGATAAAAAAATATATGCATTAAGAGATGTTACTGCAACAGTAGACAGTATACCTCTAATAGCAGCAAGCATAATGAGTAAAAAAATAGCATCAGGTTCAGATGCAATAGTATTAGATGTTAAATATGGTGAGGGTGCATTTATGAAAACAGCAGAAGATGCTGAAAAATTAGCAACTGCGATGGTTAATATAGGTAAAAGCGTAGGAAGAAATACATCAGCTGCAATAACTTTAAATGGAGAACCATTAGGTTATGCAATAGGAAATGCACTTGAACTAAAAGAAGTTATAGAAGTATTAAAAGGTGAAGGTCCAGAAGACTTAAGAGAATTATGCTTACAATTAGGAGCACAAATGCTTAGATTAGGAAAAATAGAAACAGATATTGAAAAAGGAAGAGCTAAATTAGAAGCTATATTAAAGGATGGAAGTGCATTAGCTAAATTAAGAGAATTAGTAGTACTTCAAGGAGGAGATCCAAAAGTCATAGATGATTCTGAATTATTTACAATATCGCCTTTAACTCATGAAGTTAAAGCTACTAAAGAAGGGTATGTATACGAGTTAAACGCTGAAGGTGTTGGAGTATCTTCATTACTTACAGGAGCTGGAAGACATACTAAAGATGATGAGTTAGACTATGGAGCAGGTATAATTCTTAAAAAGAAAATGGGAGACTACGTAAAGGTTGGAGATGTATTAGCTACGTTATATTCAAGTGATGAAGCTAAGTTTGAAAAGGCAGAAGAAGAATTACAAAAGGCTTACAGCATACAACCTCAAAAGCCAGAAAAGAGTTCAATAATACACAAAATAATAAGATAA
- the deoC gene encoding deoxyribose-phosphate aldolase yields the protein MDNKTILKAVDHTLLKQTATWNDIKIICDDAIKYDVASVCIPPSFVKQAKEYVGNKMKVCTVIGFPNGYNTTKVKVFETKDAIQNGADEIDMVINLSMLKDKKYEEITEEIRQIKEACGENILKVIIETCLLNEDEKIKMCKCVTDAKADFIKTSTGFSTGGATAEDIVLFKENVGENVSIKAAGGIKDLDTARDFITKGSSRLGTSSIIKIINNEEVTGY from the coding sequence ATGGATAACAAAACAATTTTAAAAGCAGTAGATCATACTTTATTAAAGCAAACGGCAACATGGAATGATATAAAAATAATATGTGATGATGCAATTAAATATGATGTAGCATCTGTGTGTATACCACCATCATTTGTTAAGCAAGCAAAAGAATATGTAGGGAATAAGATGAAAGTTTGTACAGTAATAGGTTTCCCTAATGGCTATAATACAACTAAAGTAAAAGTATTTGAAACTAAGGATGCTATACAAAATGGTGCGGATGAAATAGATATGGTAATAAACTTAAGTATGTTAAAAGATAAAAAATATGAAGAAATAACAGAAGAAATAAGACAAATAAAAGAAGCTTGTGGTGAAAATATATTAAAGGTTATAATAGAAACTTGCCTTTTAAATGAAGATGAAAAAATCAAAATGTGCAAGTGTGTAACTGATGCAAAAGCTGATTTTATAAAAACATCTACAGGATTTAGTACAGGTGGAGCAACTGCTGAAGATATAGTTTTATTTAAAGAGAACGTAGGAGAAAATGTTTCAATAAAAGCAGCTGGAGGAATAAAAGATTTAGATACAGCTAGAGATTTTATAACAAAAGGATCTTCAAGACTTGGAACAAGTTCTATAATAAAAATAATAAATAATGAAGAAGTAACGGGGTACTAA
- a CDS encoding phosphopentomutase — protein sequence MKKFNRVFLTVLDSVGIGALEDANEYGDLGANTLCNIAKSTGGLSLPNLQKMGLGNIASIEGVNPTDSQTSYTTKCRELSKGKDTITGHWEMAGILIKEPFKVFTDTGFPKELIDELEQKSGHKFIGNISASGTEIIKNLGEEHLQTKSLILYTSADSVLQIAANEEIIPLEELYRVCEVAREVTLKEEYKVARIIARPFIGTNKENFTRTSNRKDYALKPPTKTILNELHENDLDVVGIGKIGDIYSYQGITKSIKTKSNEDGMNKTIEIAKDGSHKGLIFLNLVDFDALYGHRRNVEGYKGALENFDSQLGTLIEELKEDDLLIITADHGNDPTFKGTDHTREYVPVLVYNKQIKKGGKMPILESMADIGLTILDNFNNEDKNYDFEIGKSFLQNIK from the coding sequence ATGAAAAAGTTTAATAGAGTATTTTTAACTGTATTAGACTCAGTAGGTATAGGAGCGCTAGAAGATGCAAATGAGTATGGTGATTTAGGTGCTAATACTCTTTGCAACATCGCTAAATCAACAGGAGGGCTTAGCCTTCCTAACCTACAAAAAATGGGTCTAGGTAATATAGCAAGTATAGAAGGTGTAAATCCTACTGATAGTCAAACATCATACACAACAAAATGTAGAGAGCTATCTAAAGGAAAAGATACAATAACAGGCCACTGGGAAATGGCAGGAATACTTATAAAAGAACCTTTCAAAGTATTTACAGATACAGGATTTCCAAAGGAACTTATAGATGAACTTGAACAAAAAAGTGGGCATAAATTTATAGGAAATATTTCAGCATCAGGTACAGAAATAATAAAAAACTTAGGCGAAGAACATTTACAAACTAAAAGTTTAATACTTTATACATCTGCGGATAGCGTTTTACAAATAGCAGCTAATGAGGAGATAATACCACTTGAAGAATTATATAGAGTTTGTGAAGTAGCAAGAGAAGTTACTTTAAAGGAAGAGTATAAAGTTGCTAGAATAATAGCAAGACCATTTATTGGAACTAATAAAGAGAATTTTACGAGAACTTCAAATAGAAAAGATTATGCTCTAAAACCACCAACTAAAACAATTTTAAATGAACTTCATGAAAACGATTTAGATGTAGTTGGTATTGGTAAAATAGGTGATATATATTCTTATCAAGGTATAACAAAAAGTATAAAGACAAAGAGCAATGAAGATGGAATGAATAAAACTATAGAAATTGCAAAAGATGGATCTCATAAAGGTTTAATATTCTTGAACCTAGTAGATTTCGATGCTCTATATGGGCATAGAAGAAACGTTGAAGGATATAAGGGAGCATTAGAGAATTTTGATTCTCAATTAGGAACTCTTATCGAAGAGCTTAAAGAAGATGATCTCTTAATAATAACTGCAGATCATGGGAATGACCCTACTTTCAAAGGTACTGATCATACTAGAGAGTATGTTCCAGTATTAGTTTATAATAAGCAAATAAAAAAAGGTGGCAAAATGCCTATATTAGAAAGTATGGCAGATATAGGATTAACGATACTAGATAACTTTAACAATGAAGATAAAAATTATGATTTTGAGATAGGGAAATCATTCTTACAAAATATAAAATAA